A window of Pirellula sp. SH-Sr6A contains these coding sequences:
- a CDS encoding VOC family protein, translated as MSQSQRITPFLTFKNEAEQAAEFYVSVIPDSKILRKVKNPHADAILTVELELRGMKFIALNAGQDWKFTEAFSIAVECDSQQELDRIWENLTADGGAELACGWLKDKFGMFWQIWPAELPRWMASDDAEAVQRMFQAVWQMKKLDIETLQKAFGGTT; from the coding sequence ATGAGTCAATCCCAACGCATCACTCCTTTTCTCACGTTCAAAAACGAAGCCGAGCAGGCTGCCGAATTCTATGTCTCGGTCATTCCCGATTCCAAGATTCTCCGCAAGGTGAAGAACCCGCATGCCGATGCGATCCTCACCGTCGAGCTGGAGCTGAGAGGGATGAAATTCATCGCCTTGAACGCAGGCCAAGATTGGAAATTCACGGAAGCCTTCTCCATTGCAGTCGAGTGCGACTCGCAACAGGAATTGGACCGGATATGGGAAAATCTGACCGCAGATGGTGGGGCGGAGTTGGCGTGTGGGTGGCTCAAAGATAAGTTTGGAATGTTTTGGCAAATCTGGCCAGCAGAACTTCCACGTTGGATGGCGAGCGATGATGCGGAAGCGGTACAACGCATGTTTCAAGCCGTCTGGCAGATGAAAAAATTGGATATCGAAACGTTACAGAAAGCATTTGGTGGGACAACATGA
- the atpH gene encoding ATP synthase F1 subunit delta produces the protein MSEQVNQIATVFDSEGQHVGEVYAKALLQSAASANKVDLVVDQLESFVTDVLDKNQKFEMVLANPKTAIEDKIGMIDRVFGKSMDAIVLNFVKVVCRRNRLQHLRPIASAAIALRDEWAGRLRVHVTTSAEMSEPSKSALQNKLKSTFNKDIRLLTKVDPSILGGLVVRIGDTVYDGSVDGQLKALRREAGAKAEAAVRAASAELAS, from the coding sequence ATGTCAGAGCAAGTGAACCAGATTGCCACGGTCTTCGACAGCGAAGGGCAGCACGTTGGGGAGGTGTACGCCAAAGCGCTGCTTCAGTCGGCTGCTTCGGCGAACAAGGTGGATTTGGTGGTCGACCAGTTGGAATCGTTCGTGACGGACGTTCTCGACAAGAATCAGAAATTCGAAATGGTTCTTGCGAATCCTAAGACAGCGATCGAAGACAAGATCGGCATGATCGATCGCGTCTTCGGAAAGTCGATGGATGCGATCGTTTTAAACTTCGTGAAGGTGGTTTGTCGACGCAATCGACTGCAGCACTTGCGACCGATCGCATCTGCAGCGATTGCTTTGCGAGATGAATGGGCAGGACGATTACGAGTCCATGTCACCACGTCGGCTGAGATGAGCGAACCCTCTAAATCAGCTTTGCAAAACAAACTGAAGAGCACATTCAACAAGGACATCCGCCTCCTCACCAAAGTCGATCCATCGATTTTGGGAGGATTGGTTGTCCGAATCGGCGATACCGTTTACGACGGCAGCGTCGATGGCCAGTTAAAGGCACTGCGCCGCGAGGCGGGAGCCAAAGCAGAGGCAGCGGTTCGCGCCGCATCCGCCGAATTAGCGAGCTAG
- the atpB gene encoding F0F1 ATP synthase subunit A — MASDILHIKDGYYFELPKFMWRSSREKAADFPKWMVRLDSGFQSEEADTIIAGLKEMGVSDGDLTTLKEDWQHWQHESAGNHSWPLDAYLEKQSAIVISRAKNWAKTKAPSAVDGVKAYLAENPQPKIEWFIDIQSDEATAAKWRALKASINSDEVVSKFVTEGSGKDWSSEKIAEYNQSLHGKVLIPQPFAQLRNAYEVESGFGISRYMIIEVLVAIVVLLIFRWLAKRVSTTDAPKGKAWNLLEGFVQAVRNNVVVPAMGEHDADKFMPFFWSLFFFILGCNLAGMIPWVGAPTASFGTTFALALIVFIVGVAMGIKTFGVVGYLKNICPSMGLPIYLAVFIVPLIWIIEFASLFIKHGVLAVRLLMNMGAGHLVLLGILGIGISLPVASSLSTPAWMGVAGISVLGTTLLSVMELFVAFLQAYVFTFLAALFVGSAMHHH; from the coding sequence ATGGCCTCCGATATCCTCCATATCAAAGACGGATACTATTTCGAGTTGCCAAAGTTCATGTGGCGCAGCTCGCGAGAGAAAGCCGCGGACTTCCCCAAGTGGATGGTAAGGCTTGACTCTGGATTTCAATCCGAAGAGGCCGACACGATCATCGCGGGCCTGAAGGAAATGGGTGTCAGCGACGGAGATTTGACTACACTCAAAGAAGACTGGCAGCATTGGCAGCACGAGTCGGCGGGCAATCATAGTTGGCCGTTGGATGCATACCTAGAGAAACAATCTGCCATCGTTATCTCGCGAGCTAAGAATTGGGCAAAGACCAAAGCTCCGAGCGCAGTCGATGGCGTCAAAGCTTATTTGGCCGAGAATCCACAGCCAAAAATCGAATGGTTCATCGATATCCAAAGCGATGAGGCGACCGCTGCCAAATGGCGAGCCTTGAAGGCTTCGATCAATTCGGACGAAGTGGTTTCCAAGTTCGTCACCGAGGGATCCGGCAAGGATTGGTCTTCGGAAAAAATCGCCGAATACAATCAGAGCCTTCATGGCAAGGTTTTGATCCCTCAACCGTTCGCTCAATTGCGAAACGCATATGAGGTGGAATCGGGGTTCGGTATCAGTCGCTACATGATCATCGAGGTCTTGGTGGCGATTGTCGTCTTGCTCATCTTCCGCTGGCTCGCCAAGAGGGTCTCGACGACGGATGCACCGAAGGGCAAGGCTTGGAATTTGCTGGAGGGATTTGTTCAAGCGGTTCGAAACAACGTCGTCGTACCAGCGATGGGCGAACACGATGCAGACAAGTTCATGCCGTTCTTTTGGTCTTTGTTCTTCTTCATCCTTGGCTGCAACTTGGCAGGGATGATTCCTTGGGTTGGAGCTCCGACCGCTTCGTTTGGTACGACCTTCGCGTTAGCATTGATCGTCTTTATCGTCGGTGTAGCGATGGGTATCAAAACGTTTGGTGTCGTCGGTTATCTCAAGAACATTTGTCCCTCCATGGGGCTTCCCATTTACTTGGCAGTCTTTATTGTTCCTTTGATTTGGATCATCGAGTTTGCTTCTTTGTTTATCAAGCACGGCGTGTTGGCGGTGCGATTGTTGATGAACATGGGTGCAGGTCACTTGGTCCTGTTGGGGATTTTGGGGATCGGTATCAGTTTGCCGGTCGCTTCTTCTCTTAGCACTCCTGCTTGGATGGGAGTCGCGGGGATCTCGGTTTTGGGAACGACGCTGTTGAGTGTGATGGAGTTATTCGTCGCGTTCTTGCAGGCTTATGTTTTCACGTTCCTCGCAGCGCTCTTCGTAGGAAGCGCGATGCACCACCACTAA
- a CDS encoding FoF1 ATP synthase subunit delta/epsilon: MAETQVRCVVVTPEKTELDTTCDALTLPLYDGEAGILPGRAPMVGRLGFGLLKLRNGSTSTEWFVDGGFVQVTREAVYVLTDRLLKREQIDKKQAEEDLAKATAMKATSPEAISLRERTIAQTRAKSRLAK; this comes from the coding sequence ATGGCCGAGACACAAGTTCGTTGCGTAGTGGTAACACCGGAAAAAACCGAGCTCGATACGACATGCGACGCACTCACGTTACCGCTCTATGATGGGGAGGCCGGGATCCTCCCCGGTCGCGCCCCTATGGTGGGTCGTCTGGGATTCGGCCTGCTCAAGCTGCGAAACGGGTCGACGTCCACGGAATGGTTCGTCGACGGTGGGTTTGTCCAAGTGACCCGCGAAGCGGTTTATGTGCTCACCGACAGACTGCTCAAACGTGAACAGATCGACAAAAAGCAAGCGGAAGAGGATTTGGCCAAAGCGACGGCGATGAAAGCGACATCGCCGGAAGCCATTTCCCTGCGAGAGCGAACCATCGCTCAAACCCGCGCGAAGTCCCGTCTCGCAAAGTAA
- a CDS encoding DoxX family protein produces MKSKKSVIVGWVLSVVVALLLSVLSAYGKFFDFPNKDEMFANLGWDTGVMVYVGIAEVAIALMFLVPRLAFVSAILMSAYLGGATAAHVRIHENFLMPVLIGIIAWIALGLRDPRIFQIAFSSKGLEPKNI; encoded by the coding sequence ATGAAGTCGAAGAAGTCGGTGATCGTAGGTTGGGTTCTGAGCGTTGTGGTCGCATTGCTCCTGAGCGTGCTGAGCGCTTATGGCAAGTTCTTTGACTTTCCTAACAAGGATGAAATGTTCGCTAACCTCGGGTGGGACACAGGAGTGATGGTCTATGTAGGAATCGCCGAAGTAGCGATCGCACTGATGTTTCTCGTACCGCGACTCGCCTTCGTTTCAGCCATTCTTATGTCGGCCTACCTGGGAGGAGCCACAGCCGCTCACGTTCGTATCCATGAGAATTTCCTGATGCCGGTCCTCATCGGGATCATCGCATGGATCGCGTTGGGCCTGCGGGATCCACGCATTTTTCAAATTGCATTCTCGAGCAAAGGTTTGGAACCGAAAAACATCTGA
- the atpG gene encoding ATP synthase F1 subunit gamma, whose amino-acid sequence MANIRQLDKRRKSVKNIRKITRTMELIATARFKKAMDRAAAATDYTKRITQIVQDLAKSGTDVTHPLLNQRDEIKSIDMLVLTANRGLCGGYNGNVVKAAVARRAEIKAMAESGELSVSGKRGIAALKFAGVPIEKMYTDFEDQPAFDAVGRIADELIARYITGKVDRVDVAYTKFISSSKQIAVVETLLPFGGFDLAVQPAGKAATESNLSDPSKGSIRDDYEFLPDAGAILEEVVPASFRARLFKCFLDAAVSEQIARMVAMKSATENAGDLIKSLSRTYNRARQSKITGEIMEIIGGVEALG is encoded by the coding sequence ATGGCGAATATTCGTCAGCTCGATAAACGACGCAAGTCGGTCAAAAACATTCGCAAGATCACGCGAACGATGGAGCTCATCGCAACGGCCCGCTTCAAAAAAGCGATGGACCGTGCAGCGGCAGCGACGGACTACACCAAGCGGATCACGCAGATCGTTCAAGATCTCGCGAAGAGTGGAACGGACGTAACCCATCCGCTCCTCAATCAGCGAGATGAGATCAAGTCGATCGACATGCTCGTGCTGACCGCGAACCGCGGTCTTTGCGGCGGCTACAACGGAAACGTTGTGAAGGCGGCTGTGGCGCGACGGGCCGAAATCAAAGCGATGGCCGAAAGCGGAGAGCTAAGCGTCAGTGGAAAGCGAGGGATCGCAGCGCTGAAGTTCGCTGGGGTGCCCATCGAAAAGATGTACACGGACTTCGAAGACCAGCCCGCGTTTGATGCAGTTGGTCGTATCGCGGATGAACTGATCGCGCGTTACATCACCGGCAAAGTCGATCGCGTCGATGTGGCTTACACCAAGTTCATCAGCAGTTCCAAACAGATTGCCGTGGTGGAAACCTTGCTCCCGTTCGGAGGTTTTGACTTGGCCGTGCAGCCTGCTGGCAAAGCGGCGACGGAGTCGAACCTTTCCGATCCCTCCAAGGGTTCCATTCGCGACGACTACGAATTCCTGCCGGATGCCGGTGCGATCTTGGAAGAGGTCGTTCCTGCCAGCTTCCGAGCACGATTGTTCAAGTGCTTTTTGGATGCGGCAGTCAGCGAGCAAATCGCTCGGATGGTCGCGATGAAGAGCGCGACCGAAAATGCAGGGGATCTGATCAAGTCCCTTTCCCGTACTTACAACCGCGCTCGCCAAAGCAAGATCACCGGCGAGATCATGGAAATCATCGGTGGGGTCGAGGCCCTCGGCTAG
- a CDS encoding replication-associated recombination protein A has translation MDLFEASEKKNRERSQPLAARMRPRTLNEFVGQSHLLAPGKLLRRLIQADRLQSILLYGPPGTGKTTLAHLLANETQGAFRQLNAVTSGIKELRESLEWARDEVSATGKRPILFIDEIHRFNRTQQDALLPDVEQGIVTLVGATTSNPFFAVNGALLSRSQVFELHPLNDQDLIQLLRRAIEDTARGLGMYRPHVDDDALEYCARISEGDARRALGALELAVLSSTQDPIRVDQDAMRESMQKKILQFDPTGDQHYDQASALIKSIRGSDINAALYWLARSLESGEEVRFLTRRLVILASEDVGNADPQALCLAVAAMQACEFIGLPECQLTLSQLVIYLAAAPKSNSATAAIGAARKEVREGSLIPVPRHLRDGHYGGAEKLGNAVGYHYTHDSPQGVAAQEYLGVDREFYKPVRRGYEAELADRWDAIQQILNPKDCTEK, from the coding sequence ATGGATCTATTTGAAGCATCGGAAAAAAAGAATCGAGAGCGATCGCAGCCTCTGGCTGCGCGCATGCGGCCTCGCACGCTGAACGAGTTCGTCGGGCAGTCTCATCTGCTCGCGCCCGGTAAGCTTTTACGACGATTGATTCAAGCGGATCGACTTCAGTCGATCCTCCTCTATGGACCCCCTGGCACTGGGAAGACAACTCTCGCTCACTTGCTCGCCAATGAAACGCAAGGAGCCTTTCGGCAGTTGAACGCGGTCACGAGCGGTATTAAAGAGCTGAGAGAGTCGCTGGAATGGGCACGCGATGAAGTCTCCGCGACTGGAAAGCGACCGATTCTTTTCATCGATGAAATCCATCGTTTCAATCGCACCCAACAAGACGCGTTGCTCCCCGATGTCGAGCAAGGCATCGTGACCCTGGTGGGAGCGACCACCAGCAACCCGTTCTTTGCCGTCAATGGCGCGTTGCTCAGTCGGTCGCAAGTATTCGAATTGCACCCGCTGAACGATCAAGACTTGATTCAACTTCTCCGACGCGCGATCGAAGATACCGCTCGTGGATTGGGAATGTACCGACCCCATGTCGACGACGATGCGTTGGAATACTGCGCTCGTATCTCGGAAGGGGATGCCCGACGCGCGCTCGGTGCGCTAGAGCTGGCCGTCCTCTCCTCGACACAGGACCCCATCCGGGTCGATCAAGACGCGATGCGCGAGAGCATGCAGAAAAAGATTCTGCAGTTCGACCCCACCGGGGACCAACACTATGACCAAGCTAGCGCGTTAATCAAGAGCATTCGAGGGAGCGACATCAATGCCGCACTCTACTGGCTCGCACGTAGCCTAGAATCCGGGGAGGAAGTTCGCTTCCTCACCAGGCGCCTTGTCATTCTAGCCAGCGAAGATGTGGGTAACGCGGATCCCCAAGCTCTTTGTCTCGCGGTCGCAGCCATGCAAGCTTGCGAGTTTATCGGGCTTCCCGAATGCCAACTGACTCTTTCTCAACTCGTGATTTATCTAGCGGCTGCACCGAAGAGCAATTCGGCGACGGCTGCCATCGGCGCTGCCCGCAAAGAGGTTCGCGAAGGTTCGCTCATTCCGGTGCCTAGGCACTTGCGAGACGGTCACTATGGAGGTGCCGAGAAGTTGGGGAATGCCGTCGGATACCACTATACTCACGATTCCCCGCAGGGCGTGGCAGCGCAGGAGTACCTTGGGGTAGATCGAGAGTTCTACAAACCGGTGCGCCGAGGATACGAAGCGGAGTTGGCGGACCGTTGGGATGCCATTCAGCAGATACTCAATCCGAAAGACTGCACCGAAAAGTGA
- the atpE gene encoding ATP synthase F0 subunit C has protein sequence MFNVLRIGYMALGIVALMALPASAQSTGGMPGAIGAGLAVIGAALGIGMLAKGAVESIARQPESSGTIQVAMIIAAALIEGLAFYAVFVCSQQNPFAGS, from the coding sequence GTGTTTAATGTTCTTCGAATTGGCTACATGGCCCTCGGTATCGTTGCTCTGATGGCGTTGCCCGCTTCCGCACAAAGCACTGGCGGAATGCCAGGAGCTATCGGTGCTGGTCTCGCTGTGATCGGTGCTGCACTCGGCATTGGTATGCTCGCCAAGGGAGCTGTTGAATCGATCGCTCGCCAGCCAGAGTCCTCCGGAACGATCCAAGTTGCGATGATCATCGCAGCGGCTCTGATCGAAGGTCTCGCGTTCTACGCTGTGTTCGTTTGCTCGCAACAGAACCCATTCGCTGGATCGTAA
- the atpF gene encoding F0F1 ATP synthase subunit B — MVRQLPVFLCGLLIAIVATFGGVAFASGEGHEDLTHGHASADMNNLLELKSDKALFSAVVFLLLFALLYGLAWKPISQGLAKREAAIASQITEAKLAAETAATKLKEYEAKLAEAAVQAQEMVTQARKDAEQVGERIRTEAQAEAARSRDRALAEIESAKLAALSDLTTKSTDMAFALARRFVGRELKAEDHQKLIAEAITNLPSKN, encoded by the coding sequence ATGGTTCGCCAGCTTCCAGTTTTCTTGTGCGGATTGCTCATTGCAATCGTTGCCACGTTCGGTGGTGTTGCATTCGCATCGGGTGAAGGGCATGAGGATTTAACTCATGGCCACGCTTCAGCCGATATGAACAATTTGCTCGAGCTCAAGTCGGACAAGGCATTGTTTTCGGCAGTAGTGTTTTTGCTGCTGTTTGCTCTCCTCTACGGGTTGGCTTGGAAGCCCATTTCGCAGGGGTTAGCCAAGCGAGAGGCGGCGATTGCATCGCAGATCACCGAAGCAAAGCTAGCGGCAGAAACAGCTGCTACCAAGCTAAAGGAATACGAAGCGAAGCTTGCTGAAGCTGCCGTTCAAGCTCAGGAGATGGTCACCCAAGCTCGCAAGGATGCGGAACAAGTGGGTGAGCGGATCCGAACCGAGGCACAAGCGGAAGCGGCTCGTTCACGCGATCGTGCTTTGGCCGAGATCGAGTCCGCCAAACTAGCGGCTCTTTCCGATTTGACGACCAAGAGCACGGACATGGCCTTTGCCCTGGCCCGCCGCTTCGTCGGTCGAGAGCTCAAAGCGGAAGATCATCAAAAGCTGATTGCAGAAGCGATCACAAACCTTCCCAGCAAAAATTAG
- the atpA gene encoding F0F1 ATP synthase subunit alpha: MKFNSDEIAAVIQKEIETFGSQVDVREVGTVLEVGDGIARVYGLSNVMSGEMVEFPNGAIGLAFNLEEQSVGVIILGDYLNIHEGDEVKALGTLLSVPAGDAVIGRVLDPLGNPLDGKGPVNATVTRPVEIIATGVAERQPVHEPMQTGIKAIDAMTPIGRGQRELIIGDRKTGKTAVAIDAIINQKGKGVKCFYVAIGQKDSSVALVIDALTKAGAMDYTTVIVSGASAPAPLQYVAPYAGTAMAEHFMFNGGHALIVYDDLSKQAVAYRQLSLLMRRPPGREAFPGDVFYCHSRLLERSAKLSKELGGGSLTSLPIIETLEGEVSAYIPTNVISITDGQIYLQPDLFFAGIRPAMNVGISVSRVGGNAQIKAMKKVAGGLRLDLAAFRELEAFAQLGTELDPATQAKLDRGYRMVELLKQSQYQPMDIAEQIISIYAGTRGHLDDIPVTKVRDFEVGLLTYVRDRKPELLTKIRDVADLTTEIEEMIKSAIASFKASFK, translated from the coding sequence ATGAAGTTCAACTCGGATGAAATTGCAGCCGTCATTCAAAAAGAAATTGAGACGTTCGGCAGCCAAGTCGATGTCCGAGAAGTAGGTACTGTGCTGGAGGTCGGCGACGGTATCGCTCGGGTATACGGTCTTTCGAACGTCATGTCCGGTGAGATGGTGGAATTCCCGAACGGCGCAATCGGTCTTGCGTTCAACCTGGAAGAGCAGAGCGTTGGGGTGATCATCCTCGGCGATTACCTCAACATCCATGAAGGGGATGAGGTCAAAGCTCTTGGAACCCTCCTTTCGGTTCCTGCCGGTGACGCAGTCATCGGACGGGTGCTCGATCCGTTGGGCAACCCACTGGATGGAAAAGGCCCAGTGAATGCAACGGTCACCCGCCCCGTGGAAATCATTGCGACCGGTGTTGCGGAGCGTCAACCCGTTCACGAGCCCATGCAAACCGGGATCAAAGCGATTGACGCGATGACCCCGATTGGACGAGGTCAACGGGAACTGATCATCGGTGACCGCAAAACGGGTAAGACCGCTGTCGCGATCGACGCGATCATCAACCAAAAAGGCAAGGGCGTAAAGTGCTTCTATGTCGCGATCGGCCAAAAGGACTCGTCGGTCGCTCTGGTCATCGACGCGTTGACCAAAGCCGGCGCGATGGACTACACGACGGTCATCGTATCCGGCGCATCGGCTCCCGCACCGTTGCAATATGTTGCACCTTACGCTGGAACGGCGATGGCTGAGCACTTCATGTTCAATGGCGGACATGCCTTGATCGTCTACGATGACTTGAGCAAGCAAGCGGTTGCCTATCGACAATTGAGTTTGTTGATGCGTCGTCCACCAGGACGGGAAGCGTTCCCCGGGGACGTTTTCTACTGCCACAGCCGCCTTTTGGAGCGTTCCGCAAAGCTTTCCAAGGAGCTGGGTGGAGGCTCGCTCACGAGTCTTCCGATCATCGAAACCCTGGAAGGGGAAGTGTCGGCTTACATCCCCACGAATGTGATCTCGATCACTGATGGACAGATTTACTTGCAACCGGACTTGTTCTTCGCGGGTATTCGTCCGGCGATGAACGTGGGGATCTCGGTTTCTCGCGTAGGTGGTAACGCGCAGATCAAGGCGATGAAAAAGGTTGCGGGTGGTTTGCGTCTTGACTTGGCCGCCTTCCGTGAATTGGAAGCTTTCGCTCAGTTGGGTACGGAGCTTGATCCAGCCACGCAGGCCAAGCTGGACCGTGGCTACCGGATGGTGGAGTTGCTGAAGCAGTCGCAATACCAACCGATGGACATTGCAGAGCAAATCATCAGTATTTACGCGGGTACTCGCGGTCACTTGGACGACATTCCTGTGACCAAGGTACGCGATTTCGAAGTTGGATTGCTCACCTACGTTCGCGATCGCAAGCCAGAGTTGTTGACCAAGATTCGCGATGTTGCGGATCTCACCACGGAAATCGAAGAGATGATCAAGTCGGCCATCGCTTCATTCAAAGCGTCGTTCAAGTAA
- a CDS encoding AtpZ/AtpI family protein, with product MSHQPSNVDSNQGSEPGSESGNRGNKNSIALNAFSRVMAVLLLMLLVGVGGSYLDKWLGTTFLTLTGFLVGGAIAIVGMMYVVRAAEFERKEQKPS from the coding sequence ATGTCACACCAGCCTTCGAACGTCGATTCCAACCAGGGGAGCGAACCTGGCAGTGAAAGCGGGAATCGCGGAAACAAAAACTCGATCGCCCTGAATGCCTTCAGTCGCGTGATGGCCGTTTTGTTGCTAATGCTTTTGGTGGGAGTGGGCGGATCGTACCTCGACAAATGGCTTGGGACCACATTTTTAACCCTGACGGGTTTTTTGGTCGGGGGAGCCATTGCGATCGTCGGAATGATGTATGTCGTTCGAGCGGCCGAATTCGAACGCAAAGAACAAAAGCCGTCATGA
- the atpD gene encoding F0F1 ATP synthase subunit beta — MSVATGKQSGRVSQVIGSTFDAEFPADSLPPIYNAVKVEGEKKGIKINLTGEVQQHLGGGKVRCVALGSTDGLMRGQECVDLGRPVSVPVGNGTLGRVFNVLGDPIDQRGPVPADEYWPIHRQAPAVSELSTNTEVFETGIKVIDLLTPFVRGGKAGLFGGAGLGKTVILQELIARVASTHGGYSVFAGVGERTREGTDLWLEMQEAEIGKTGRKVIEQTCMVFGQMNEPPGSRLRVALSALTMAEYFRDTTGKDTLLFVDNIFRFSQAGSEVSALLGRMPSAVGYQPTLATEMGALQERITSTKKGAITSVQAVYVPADDPTDPAPATAFGQLDAFIYLERSISEKGIYPAIDPLASNSRILDPAIVGERHYAIARRVQKTLQRYRELQDIIAILGVDELSEEDKTVVKRARRIERFLSQPFLVAEVFTGKPGEITSLADTIRSFEEICDGKWDHLPESAFMYVGPIEQAEEQAKRMAAAAKK; from the coding sequence ATGAGCGTTGCCACAGGAAAACAGTCAGGCCGAGTGAGCCAGGTCATCGGTTCTACCTTTGATGCGGAGTTCCCCGCGGACAGCCTTCCACCGATCTACAATGCCGTCAAAGTAGAAGGCGAAAAGAAGGGGATCAAAATCAATCTGACCGGCGAAGTCCAACAGCACTTGGGCGGCGGCAAGGTTCGCTGCGTCGCGTTGGGAAGCACCGACGGTCTGATGCGTGGCCAAGAATGCGTCGACCTCGGAAGGCCGGTTTCGGTCCCGGTCGGCAATGGCACCCTAGGACGAGTCTTCAACGTGCTCGGCGACCCAATCGATCAACGCGGTCCCGTTCCAGCCGATGAGTATTGGCCGATTCACCGACAAGCTCCGGCCGTTTCGGAACTCTCCACCAACACGGAAGTTTTCGAAACCGGGATCAAGGTTATCGACTTGCTCACGCCGTTCGTTCGGGGCGGTAAAGCAGGTTTGTTCGGAGGAGCAGGACTCGGTAAAACGGTTATTCTGCAAGAGCTCATCGCTCGTGTAGCCAGCACCCACGGTGGTTACTCGGTCTTCGCAGGGGTTGGAGAACGAACCCGCGAAGGAACCGACCTTTGGCTGGAAATGCAGGAAGCGGAAATCGGTAAGACCGGACGTAAGGTTATCGAACAAACTTGCATGGTGTTCGGTCAGATGAATGAGCCACCAGGGTCCCGACTTCGCGTCGCTCTCTCGGCCCTCACCATGGCAGAATACTTCCGGGATACAACCGGAAAGGACACCCTGTTGTTCGTCGATAACATTTTCCGATTCTCCCAAGCGGGTTCGGAAGTATCGGCGTTGCTCGGTCGTATGCCATCTGCTGTGGGTTACCAGCCAACTCTCGCGACCGAAATGGGTGCTTTGCAAGAGCGGATCACATCGACCAAGAAAGGGGCTATCACCTCGGTTCAAGCGGTCTATGTTCCTGCTGACGATCCAACCGACCCCGCTCCTGCTACCGCGTTCGGTCAGCTTGACGCGTTTATCTATCTCGAGCGATCGATTTCGGAAAAGGGAATCTATCCCGCGATCGATCCACTCGCTTCGAACTCCCGTATTTTGGACCCTGCCATTGTCGGGGAGCGTCACTACGCGATCGCGCGTCGCGTTCAGAAGACCCTTCAGCGATACCGTGAACTGCAGGACATCATCGCCATTCTCGGTGTCGATGAATTGAGCGAAGAGGACAAGACAGTCGTGAAGAGGGCTCGCCGCATCGAGCGATTCCTGTCCCAACCGTTCTTGGTCGCAGAAGTCTTCACGGGTAAACCAGGGGAAATCACCTCCCTCGCTGATACCATTCGCAGCTTCGAAGAGATTTGCGATGGGAAGTGGGATCATTTGCCCGAATCCGCCTTCATGTACGTCGGACCGATCGAGCAAGCGGAAGAGCAAGCCAAACGAATGGCTGCCGCTGCGAAGAAGTAA